The genomic stretch TGGTACCACAAATTGCACCATGTCGATATCATGGTTCGCTTTTGAGACGATGGCGGCAATGGCGCCGCGCTCTTTGGCCGTCTGTAAAAAATGATGGCCATCAAAGTTCGGCCCTTGCAAGGCCAAAAACACCTCGCCAGGTGCTAACGTTCTGGTGTCTGTGTTTATATTGGCAACCGCCAAGTTATCCCCGTCGTAAGGGGTGTTTAAGACTGCTGCAAGCCAAGAAAAATCGATCTTGATCATGCCTTTTCCCCTTTTAAAATCGCTGTCACGCATTGTCTATCACACAGTTCAATGCGTTCGGTTCCTATAATTTGATAATCTTCATGGCCTTTACCCGCAATCAGCACCACGCTGTTTTCATCGCCCGCGGCAATGGCCGTGGCAATGGCTTGCGCTCTATCAGGCTGGCACAGAGCATACTCAGGGTGGATGAGTCCAGCCTTAATATCGTCGATAATAAGGTTGGGATCTTCGCTTCTGGGGTTGTCACTGGTGATCACTAATTTATCGGCATACTGCTCTGCTGCCCGGGCCATTTCGGGACGCTTGCCTTTGTCGCGGTCGCCACCACAACCAAACACACAAATGAGCTCCCCAGGCACGTGCGCTCGCAATGCCTGTAATGCCAGTGCGAGAGCCTCTGGGGTGTGAGCGTAATCGACAATACAGGTGGGCTTTTGTGCTGCACTGAATGGCTGCATACGCCCCGCAACCGGCGCTAAATCGGCGCAGGCATCGGCCAGTGCTTGCAATTCGCCGCCTTGCACCAGCAAGCTGGCGATGGCTGCAGCAAGGTTATAAAGGTTAAACTCACCATATAAGGGCACATCAATTTGGCACGTTCCCCAGCTGGTATCGAGCTTAGCGCTGAGGCCTTGCGGATGAGCGTTAACCTCGCTGAAGAACACATACTGTTCATAGCTTTGCTGCTCAGGCTTGCGGCCATACACCACTAAGTTATCAGCGGCGAACTCCTGTGCCCACTGAGCTCCCACTTCATCGTCGATGTTAATCACGCGATAGTTGGGATTGCAGCGACTAAACAGGGCTTTTTTTGCTGCCGCGTAGCTTTGCATGTCGCCATGATAATCTAAGTGGTCGCGGCTGAGGTTGGTAAATACCGCCACATCAAAGTCGCAATTATCCACTCGCCCTTGCACTAAGCCATGAGAGGACACTTCCATTGCCACATGCTGGTAGCGGCTGTTTAAATACGCCAAAATACGTTGCAAATCGACATTGGAAGGCGTGGTGTTCGTAAGCGGCACTAAATCTTGCGGTTTACCATAACCCAAGGTTCCCACCACGGCGCCACTGCTGCCAGTGAGGGTGGCAAGATTGGCAATCATTGCGGTGGTGGTGGATTTGCCATTGGTGCCAGTCACACCAGTGAGTTTTAGTTTATTACTGGGGTAGCCATAAAATTGGCTGGCAATGGCGGCTAAGTTTGCCGCTAAATCATCAATATAAATGGTTTGCTCTGGGGCAATATTCAATTCGCTACCGGTTTCTGCCATAACATAGCTGGCGCCTTGGGCAATGGCACTGGAGGCATACTTAGCGCCATCTTGCTGATGGCCTTGCAGCGCCACAAAACAATCACCGCTTCTCACTTCGCGGCTATCAATACGAAGATCTTCCACGGCAAATGGTCCGCCGCTAACACCGTAAGCGGATAAGACTTCAGTTAGATCACGCGTCATTATCTTCTCCCGATACGTAAGCCACTCGCTCTTTATCTGGTGCCACATTCAGTATTCTTAAGGCGTTAGACATGATTTCGGCAAAGGCTGGACCCGACGTTTGCCCGCCATAATAGACATCGCCAGCTGGTTCGTTCACCATCACTACCACCGCTAAACGGGGGTCGCTGACCGGCGCAACACCGGCAAAATAGCCAACGTATTCATCGCCATAGCCACCGGCAACGGCTTTTTTCGAGGTCCCGGTTTTACCTGCAGCACGATAACCATCAACGGTTACGCTATGGGCCGTACCACCACGTTCAAACACCGATTCCATCATTTCCACCACCGCACGGGTATTGCGTTCAGAGAAAATACGCTCCCCTTGAGGCTGCTCATGTTGTTTTAAAATAGTCAGAGGTCTAAGAATGCCGCCGGAGCCAAACATGGCATAGAGTCTGGCCATTTGCGCGGTACTGGCAGAAACCGCATAGCCATAGGATAAGGTCGCCACTTCAAAGTCAGACCAACGGCGGTTGGGGTAGAATAGCCCAGAGCTTTCGCCAATCATCATCGACCCTGTGGTGTCACCAAAGCCAACCTGTTGGTAGTAGTTAATAAAGTCTTCTTTGGGGATCCGTTGTGAGATTTTTGCCACGCCCATGTTACTGGAAATTTTAACGATTTCTCTGAGGCTAAGCTCACCGTTATTGCGGGTGTCTTTGACTAGACCGCCACTGAGGTTCATCCATCCCGGATAGGTATCTATCAGCTCGTCAGGTTGCACTGCGCCATATTCTAAGCCGGCAAGAATCGCCAAAGGCTTAAGGGTAGAGCCGGGCTCAAATAAGTCGGTCATGGCGCGGTTACGGCGTTTATAAGGCGCTGCGGTACTTAAATCATTGGGGTTAAAACTGGGGCTGTTAACCAGCGCTAAGACCTCACCAGTATGAACATCCACCACCATGGCTGAGCCTGAGGTGGCTTTATAGCTTAACACTGCTGACTTTAAGGCACGGTAAGCAATGGCCTGGATCCGCAGGTCGATGCTTAAGTGGACATCTTCTGGCTCAACCCGTTGCTCTTCCGACAACACCTGTACTTCACGTCCTTGGGCATCTTTACGAATGGTGCGTTTTCCGGCGGTGCCTGTAAGCGCCGAGTCAAACATGCGCTCCACCCCTTCAATGCCTTTGCCATCAATGTCGGTAACACCAATCATATGAGCGGTGACCTCGCCACTGGGATAAAAACGTTTTGATTCATCCAGTAAGTGAACCCCAGGTAAGCGCATTTGACGAATGTAATTGGCTACCACCGCGGTCACTTGACGCTTTAAATAAACAAAACGGCGCTCAGGATTGCCACGCAGACGTTGGTTTACTTTTTTAGGATCTAAACGCAGTACATC from Pseudoalteromonas sp. UG3-2 encodes the following:
- a CDS encoding UDP-N-acetylmuramoyl-L-alanyl-D-glutamate--2,6-diaminopimelate ligase, giving the protein MTRDLTEVLSAYGVSGGPFAVEDLRIDSREVRSGDCFVALQGHQQDGAKYASSAIAQGASYVMAETGSELNIAPEQTIYIDDLAANLAAIASQFYGYPSNKLKLTGVTGTNGKSTTTAMIANLATLTGSSGAVVGTLGYGKPQDLVPLTNTTPSNVDLQRILAYLNSRYQHVAMEVSSHGLVQGRVDNCDFDVAVFTNLSRDHLDYHGDMQSYAAAKKALFSRCNPNYRVINIDDEVGAQWAQEFAADNLVVYGRKPEQQSYEQYVFFSEVNAHPQGLSAKLDTSWGTCQIDVPLYGEFNLYNLAAAIASLLVQGGELQALADACADLAPVAGRMQPFSAAQKPTCIVDYAHTPEALALALQALRAHVPGELICVFGCGGDRDKGKRPEMARAAEQYADKLVITSDNPRSEDPNLIIDDIKAGLIHPEYALCQPDRAQAIATAIAAGDENSVVLIAGKGHEDYQIIGTERIELCDRQCVTAILKGEKA
- a CDS encoding peptidoglycan D,D-transpeptidase FtsI family protein, with protein sequence MNKPKQKSQSMITWRFALVCGVMVLVFMTLVARAAFLQVIEPDKAIAENEKRTVRVEKLNVQRGMIFDRNGKELAVSVPVVSVYADPLAIDKALGKKVLRVARKAGEDYKTLADDKTELARRKQQRYAEEIRWRELADVLRLDPKKVNQRLRGNPERRFVYLKRQVTAVVANYIRQMRLPGVHLLDESKRFYPSGEVTAHMIGVTDIDGKGIEGVERMFDSALTGTAGKRTIRKDAQGREVQVLSEEQRVEPEDVHLSIDLRIQAIAYRALKSAVLSYKATSGSAMVVDVHTGEVLALVNSPSFNPNDLSTAAPYKRRNRAMTDLFEPGSTLKPLAILAGLEYGAVQPDELIDTYPGWMNLSGGLVKDTRNNGELSLREIVKISSNMGVAKISQRIPKEDFINYYQQVGFGDTTGSMMIGESSGLFYPNRRWSDFEVATLSYGYAVSASTAQMARLYAMFGSGGILRPLTILKQHEQPQGERIFSERNTRAVVEMMESVFERGGTAHSVTVDGYRAAGKTGTSKKAVAGGYGDEYVGYFAGVAPVSDPRLAVVVMVNEPAGDVYYGGQTSGPAFAEIMSNALRILNVAPDKERVAYVSGEDNDA